A single window of Bradyrhizobium daqingense DNA harbors:
- a CDS encoding YggS family pyridoxal phosphate-dependent enzyme, with protein sequence MTDANAAPVTGHSPNALAAVEAEIARACKDAQRDRASVTLIAVSKTFDAAAITPVIEAGQRVFGENRVQEAKGKWPALTSVYPDIALHLIGPLQSNKAKEAVALFDAIHSVDRPSICQALAKEIESQNKHPQLFVQINTGEEPQKAGVAPGEADAFLASCRDTYGLTISGLMCIPPVDEPPAAHFALTAKIAARNGLKNLSMGMSADFATAIMLGATHVRVGSAIFGHR encoded by the coding sequence ATGACAGACGCCAATGCCGCGCCGGTAACCGGCCATTCACCAAACGCCCTTGCCGCCGTCGAGGCCGAAATTGCACGCGCCTGCAAGGACGCACAGCGCGATCGCGCCTCCGTCACGCTGATCGCGGTGTCCAAGACCTTCGACGCGGCTGCGATTACGCCCGTGATAGAGGCCGGACAGCGTGTATTCGGCGAGAATCGGGTGCAGGAGGCCAAAGGCAAGTGGCCTGCGTTAACGTCTGTTTACCCCGACATCGCGCTGCATCTGATCGGACCGCTGCAATCCAACAAGGCGAAAGAGGCGGTCGCGCTGTTCGACGCCATCCATTCGGTCGACCGTCCGAGCATTTGCCAGGCGTTAGCCAAGGAAATCGAATCCCAGAACAAGCACCCGCAGCTCTTCGTCCAGATCAACACCGGCGAGGAACCGCAGAAGGCCGGCGTCGCGCCCGGCGAGGCTGATGCCTTCCTCGCGAGCTGCCGCGACACCTATGGGCTGACGATCTCCGGCTTGATGTGCATTCCGCCCGTCGACGAACCGCCGGCGGCGCATTTTGCGCTCACCGCCAAGATCGCCGCGCGCAACGGACTGAAGAATCTCTCGATGGGCATGAGCGCAGACTTCGCCACCGCGATCATGCTGGGCGCCACCCATGTCCGCGTGGGCAGCGCAATCTTCGGGCATCGGTGA
- a CDS encoding 2-keto-4-pentenoate hydratase, translated as MLDKDQIAAASQVLVTHWRDGTKLEALDAHLRPQSRAEGYAIQAALETTSPGKLFGWKIAATSEAGQKHINVAGPLAGRIMSDTVIADGGTASMKGNEMRVGEPEFAFRIGRDLPPRAAPYAVDEVLAAVATLHPAIELPDSRFVDFVSAGEAQLIADNAYAHLFVLGAATSADWRALDLVEERPQITLRGERYLGHGKNVLGDPRAALAWLANELRGIGITLRAGEVVTTGTCHLPLPIQAGDHFTADFGVLGKVSVGFV; from the coding sequence ATGCTCGACAAGGATCAGATCGCCGCGGCTTCGCAGGTTCTGGTGACGCATTGGCGTGACGGCACCAAGCTGGAGGCGCTGGACGCGCACTTGCGGCCGCAGAGCCGCGCCGAGGGTTATGCCATCCAGGCAGCGCTCGAGACGACGTCGCCGGGAAAGCTGTTCGGCTGGAAGATCGCGGCGACGAGCGAGGCCGGGCAGAAGCACATCAACGTCGCGGGACCGCTGGCCGGTCGCATCATGAGCGACACCGTGATCGCCGATGGCGGCACTGCGTCGATGAAGGGCAATGAGATGCGCGTCGGCGAGCCGGAATTCGCCTTCCGCATCGGACGCGACCTGCCGCCGCGCGCGGCGCCATACGCTGTCGACGAAGTGCTCGCCGCCGTTGCGACCCTGCATCCCGCGATCGAGCTCCCCGACTCGCGCTTTGTCGATTTCGTCAGCGCCGGCGAGGCGCAGCTCATCGCCGACAATGCGTACGCGCATCTATTCGTGCTGGGTGCGGCGACATCAGCGGATTGGCGCGCGCTGGATCTCGTCGAGGAACGGCCGCAGATCACGCTGCGTGGCGAGCGCTATCTCGGTCACGGCAAAAACGTGCTCGGCGATCCCCGCGCAGCACTCGCCTGGCTTGCCAACGAGCTCCGCGGGATCGGCATCACCTTGCGGGCAGGGGAGGTGGTGACCACGGGCACATGCCATCTGCCGCTGCCGATCCAGGCCGGCGATCACTTCACCGCGGATTTTGGCGTGCTGGGGAAGGTGTCGGTGGGGTTTGTGTAG
- a CDS encoding L,D-transpeptidase family protein — MKNKAGSASYTMNQSARPLSAIRIKPAAGNRRRGWLTAGAMTIPVALGRGGILANKREGDGGTPRGSFRPRRLWWRGDRHSRPQTFLPARIITAADAWCEDPKDRHYNQGVRLAEGQGGDRLKRADHLYDFIVEIDHNTRPRIAGRGSAVFLHLARDNFGPTAGCVSMTKSAMLQLLRRLGPRTKIIIG; from the coding sequence ATGAAAAACAAAGCCGGGTCAGCTAGTTACACCATGAATCAGAGTGCCAGGCCGCTGTCCGCGATCCGCATTAAGCCTGCTGCCGGTAATCGGCGGCGGGGCTGGCTGACGGCCGGCGCCATGACGATACCGGTGGCGCTGGGGCGGGGTGGCATCCTCGCCAACAAGCGTGAGGGTGATGGCGGCACGCCGCGCGGCAGCTTTCGTCCCCGGCGCTTGTGGTGGCGGGGCGACCGGCACAGCCGCCCGCAGACGTTCCTGCCGGCCCGGATCATCACTGCCGCAGACGCCTGGTGCGAGGACCCCAAGGACCGGCATTACAATCAGGGCGTCCGGCTCGCCGAGGGGCAGGGCGGTGACCGGCTCAAGCGGGCCGACCACCTCTACGATTTCATCGTCGAGATCGACCACAACACCCGGCCGCGGATCGCCGGACGCGGCAGCGCGGTGTTCCTGCATCTGGCCCGCGACAATTTCGGCCCGACCGCGGGCTGCGTCTCCATGACCAAATCTGCGATGCTGCAATTGCTGCGACGACTGGGACCACGAACAAAAATCATCATCGGGTGA
- a CDS encoding response regulator transcription factor: MANARKILIVDDDTDLRDTLVEQLSLHEEFEASAVDTGAKGASAAKANAPDLVLMDVGLPDTDGREVVRSLRKGGFKAPIIMLTGHDTDSDTILGLESGANDYVAKPFRFAVLLARIRAQLRQHEASEDAVFSVGPYSFRPGSKMLTAANARKVRLTEKETAILRFLYRAGQMPVSRETLLQEVWGYNSGVTTHTLETHIYRLRQKIEKDAANPEILVTEAGGYKLVP, translated from the coding sequence ATGGCCAATGCCCGCAAGATCCTGATCGTGGATGACGATACCGATCTGCGTGACACGTTGGTGGAGCAATTATCGCTGCACGAAGAATTTGAAGCCTCCGCCGTCGACACCGGCGCCAAGGGCGCGAGCGCCGCAAAGGCCAATGCCCCCGATCTCGTTCTGATGGATGTCGGCCTTCCCGACACCGATGGCCGCGAAGTGGTTCGCTCCTTGCGCAAGGGCGGCTTCAAGGCCCCGATCATCATGCTGACCGGCCACGACACCGATTCCGACACGATTTTGGGGCTGGAATCCGGCGCCAACGACTATGTGGCAAAACCCTTCCGCTTCGCCGTGCTGCTCGCCCGCATCCGCGCCCAGCTGCGCCAGCACGAGGCCAGCGAGGACGCGGTGTTCTCGGTCGGCCCCTACTCCTTCCGCCCGGGCTCGAAGATGCTGACCGCGGCGAATGCCCGCAAGGTCCGTCTCACCGAGAAGGAGACCGCCATCCTCCGCTTCCTCTACCGGGCCGGCCAGATGCCGGTCTCGCGCGAGACCCTGCTGCAGGAGGTCTGGGGCTATAATTCCGGCGTCACCACCCACACGCTGGAAACCCACATCTACCGCCTCCGCCAGAAGATCGAGAAGGACGCCGCCAACCCGGAAATCCTGGTCACGGAAGCCGGTGGCTACAAGCTGGTGCCGTGA
- a CDS encoding cyclic nucleotide-binding domain-containing protein: protein MSIDDDVALLERVPTLRLLGDASLRMLAIGSEQRNFVRGDILFNLGDDADAGFVVQRGAFRVEDGAGAEMIAGPGALIGELALVVPMKRPSSAVALEHASVIRVARSLFQRVLESDPAAAVRLRDEFAVRSSQLASDILMAGAKLTS from the coding sequence ATGTCAATCGACGATGATGTAGCGCTTCTCGAGCGTGTCCCGACATTGCGCCTGTTGGGAGACGCCTCGTTGCGCATGCTGGCGATCGGCTCCGAGCAGCGCAACTTCGTCCGCGGCGACATCCTGTTCAATCTCGGCGACGATGCCGATGCCGGCTTCGTGGTCCAGCGCGGCGCCTTCCGCGTCGAAGACGGCGCCGGCGCGGAGATGATCGCCGGTCCCGGCGCGCTGATCGGCGAGCTCGCGCTGGTGGTGCCGATGAAGCGGCCCTCGAGCGCGGTCGCGCTGGAGCACGCCTCCGTCATCCGCGTCGCACGCAGCCTGTTTCAGCGCGTGCTCGAAAGCGATCCCGCCGCCGCGGTGCGCCTGCGCGACGAATTCGCGGTGCGCTCCAGCCAGCTCGCCAGCGATATCTTGATGGCCGGAGCCAAGCTGACGTCGTGA
- the xth gene encoding exodeoxyribonuclease III has product MRFSLTTWNINSVRLRIDLVAKFLKSARPDVLCLQETKCIDDAFPLKRFKRLGYEHVALNGQKGYHGVAIVSKIPFESKDIRTFCDKVDSRHISVSFGEKAQITKPLVLHNFYVPAGGDIPDPALNEKFDHKLRFLDEMKACEPLHPRGDDRHILVGDLNVAPHENDVWSHKQLLKVVSHTPVETEKLKAALEAGEWIDVARERIPMSEKVYTWWSYRSADWTVGDRGRRLDHIWISRALKDAVQDFRILRDARSWERPSDHVPVTVTLDV; this is encoded by the coding sequence ATGCGTTTTTCCCTGACAACCTGGAACATCAATTCGGTGCGGCTGCGCATCGATCTGGTCGCGAAATTCCTCAAGAGCGCGCGGCCGGACGTGCTGTGCCTCCAGGAAACCAAATGCATCGACGACGCCTTTCCGCTGAAGCGCTTCAAGCGGCTCGGCTATGAGCACGTCGCGCTGAATGGGCAGAAGGGCTATCACGGCGTCGCCATCGTCTCGAAGATTCCGTTCGAATCGAAGGACATCCGAACCTTCTGCGACAAGGTGGATTCGCGCCACATCTCGGTGTCGTTTGGCGAGAAGGCGCAGATCACAAAGCCGCTGGTGCTGCATAATTTCTACGTGCCGGCCGGCGGCGACATTCCCGATCCCGCGCTGAACGAGAAATTCGACCACAAGCTTCGCTTTCTCGACGAGATGAAAGCGTGCGAGCCGCTGCATCCGCGCGGTGATGACAGGCACATCCTGGTCGGCGACCTCAATGTCGCGCCGCACGAGAACGACGTGTGGTCGCACAAGCAGCTGCTGAAAGTGGTCTCACACACGCCTGTCGAAACCGAGAAGCTGAAGGCCGCGCTCGAGGCCGGCGAATGGATCGATGTCGCGCGCGAGCGCATCCCGATGTCGGAGAAGGTCTATACGTGGTGGAGCTACCGCTCCGCCGACTGGACCGTCGGCGATCGCGGCCGCAGGCTCGACCACATCTGGATCTCGCGCGCGCTGAAGGACGCGGTCCAGGATTTCAGGATCTTGCGCGATGCGCGGAGCTGGGAGCGGCCGTCGGACCATGTGCCTGTGACGGTGACCTTGGACGTCTAA
- a CDS encoding outer membrane lipoprotein carrier protein LolA gives MAGVVLVTAAIVTATSFAQTVPVPKPAPKGREGGPAPGGPTITGATQTPPNPVIPDPRRNVPSSIFQTFDANQKAQAAKVSAYLSSLQTLVGNFVQVGPDGSKTQGDFYIQKPGKVRFEYNAPSPIDIVADGSSLVVRDRKLATQDVYPLSQTPLRFLLSDRIDLMKDTNVVNVSADDVFISVTIEEKQALVGTSRLLLMFGAKDGQLKQWTVTDPQGYDTTIAVYNLDSSKKLDPSMFKIDFTNYGPSPG, from the coding sequence GTGGCCGGCGTGGTTCTCGTCACCGCCGCGATCGTGACTGCGACGTCTTTCGCGCAAACCGTGCCCGTGCCGAAGCCTGCGCCGAAGGGCCGAGAGGGCGGTCCGGCCCCCGGCGGGCCCACAATCACCGGCGCGACGCAGACGCCGCCGAATCCGGTCATTCCGGATCCGCGCCGCAACGTGCCCAGCAGCATCTTCCAGACCTTCGATGCCAACCAGAAGGCGCAGGCCGCCAAAGTCAGCGCCTATCTGTCGTCGCTGCAGACGCTGGTCGGGAATTTCGTCCAGGTCGGGCCCGACGGCAGCAAGACGCAGGGCGATTTCTACATCCAGAAGCCGGGCAAGGTGCGCTTCGAATACAACGCACCGAGTCCGATCGACATCGTCGCCGACGGATCATCCCTCGTGGTGCGCGACCGCAAGCTCGCGACCCAGGACGTCTATCCGCTGTCGCAGACGCCGCTGCGCTTCCTGCTCTCCGACCGCATCGACCTGATGAAGGACACCAATGTCGTCAACGTCTCGGCCGACGACGTCTTCATCAGCGTCACCATCGAGGAGAAGCAGGCGCTGGTCGGCACCAGCCGCCTTCTCCTGATGTTCGGCGCCAAGGACGGCCAGCTGAAGCAATGGACCGTCACCGACCCGCAGGGCTACGACACCACGATCGCGGTCTACAATCTGGATTCGAGCAAGAAGCTCGATCCCAGCATGTTCAAGATCGATTTCACCAATTACGGCCCATCGCCGGGATAG
- a CDS encoding DNA translocase FtsK, whose protein sequence is MSMSAIERVIPLVGHLPPSIREGLARRMRELTGLGLIGLSGVAAAALMTWSVQDPSLSHATSRPIRNILGYAGAIGADLAMQILGLGAIMLVLTVAVWGWRMMTHRPFDREALRLGSWILCTVIAAGFVSCFQHGGAWPLPTGLGGVVGDALVRAPAVIFGPAGTIYRIVLGTILFAAMAATFLIACGLGAREHDEELAAIEDDDKPLDEDEEGDRGSVSLGWLFHALMSTKARLGWLLGAAYRSLVSSGPKTKAAAFSRQEPNLGGGRAAPPISPQSEDEDYEDEHEEEETEEEEEEEEPAARAPRKKAAPKTPAKKSSDKFDLPSVSMLAAPKAGDRQPLSKAELETNSRSLEGVLQDFGVRGEIVKANPGPVVTLYELEPAPGIKSSRVIGLADDIARSMSALSARVAVVPGRNAIGIELPNAHREKVYLRELLVAKEATDTVAKLPLCLGKTIGGDPVIIDLARTPHMLIAGTTGSGKSVAINTMILSLVYRLRPDQCRLIMVDPKMLELSVYDGIPHLLTPVVTDPKKAVVALKWAVREMEERYKNMAKLGVRNIDGYNTRLLELKAKGEEPTRTVHTGFDKETGKAIYEEEKLSLDPLPYIVIIVDEMADLMMVAGKDIEGAVQRLAQMARAAGLHVILATQRPSVDVITGTIKANFPTRIAFQVTSKIDSRTILGEMGAEQLLGQGDMLYMAGGGRISRVHGPFASDEEVEKVVRHLKTQGQPEYLEAVTAEEPTEDEDGAVFDATGMGADGGGDLFAQAVAIVKRDRKASTSYIQRRLQIGYNRAASLMERMELEGIVGPANHAGKREILVEEEDSHM, encoded by the coding sequence ATGAGCATGTCGGCAATCGAACGTGTCATTCCACTGGTCGGCCATCTGCCGCCCTCGATCCGCGAGGGACTGGCGCGCCGGATGCGCGAGCTCACCGGGCTCGGCCTGATCGGGCTGTCGGGCGTCGCCGCCGCGGCGCTGATGACCTGGTCGGTGCAGGATCCCAGCCTCAGCCACGCCACCTCGCGGCCGATCCGCAACATCCTCGGTTACGCCGGCGCGATCGGCGCCGACCTTGCGATGCAGATTCTCGGGCTCGGCGCGATCATGCTGGTCCTGACGGTCGCAGTCTGGGGCTGGCGCATGATGACGCATCGCCCGTTCGACCGTGAAGCGCTGCGGCTGGGCTCCTGGATTCTCTGCACGGTGATCGCTGCGGGCTTCGTCAGCTGCTTTCAGCATGGCGGCGCCTGGCCGTTGCCGACCGGCCTCGGCGGCGTGGTCGGCGATGCCCTGGTGCGCGCGCCTGCCGTCATCTTCGGGCCGGCCGGCACGATCTATCGCATCGTGCTGGGCACGATCCTGTTCGCCGCGATGGCTGCGACCTTCCTGATCGCCTGCGGTCTCGGTGCACGCGAGCACGATGAAGAACTCGCGGCAATCGAGGACGACGACAAGCCGCTCGACGAAGACGAGGAGGGCGATCGTGGTTCGGTGTCGCTAGGCTGGCTGTTCCATGCGCTGATGAGCACCAAGGCGCGGCTGGGTTGGCTGCTTGGCGCCGCCTACCGCTCGCTGGTCTCGAGCGGACCCAAGACCAAGGCCGCCGCGTTCAGCCGCCAGGAGCCGAATCTCGGCGGCGGACGCGCCGCGCCTCCGATCTCGCCGCAATCGGAAGACGAGGACTACGAGGACGAGCACGAGGAAGAAGAGACCGAGGAGGAAGAGGAAGAAGAGGAGCCGGCCGCGCGCGCCCCGCGCAAGAAGGCTGCGCCGAAAACTCCTGCCAAGAAATCGTCCGACAAGTTCGATCTTCCCTCCGTCTCGATGCTGGCCGCGCCGAAGGCCGGCGACCGCCAGCCGCTCAGCAAGGCCGAGCTGGAGACCAATTCGCGTTCGCTCGAGGGCGTGCTGCAGGATTTCGGTGTGCGCGGCGAGATCGTGAAGGCCAATCCGGGTCCGGTGGTCACGCTGTACGAGCTGGAGCCGGCGCCCGGCATCAAGTCCTCGCGCGTGATCGGACTTGCCGACGACATCGCCCGCTCGATGAGCGCGCTGTCGGCGCGCGTCGCGGTCGTGCCCGGCCGCAACGCCATCGGCATCGAATTGCCGAACGCGCATCGCGAGAAGGTTTATCTGCGCGAATTGCTGGTGGCGAAGGAAGCGACCGACACCGTCGCCAAGCTGCCCCTCTGCCTCGGCAAGACCATCGGCGGCGACCCTGTCATCATCGACCTCGCGCGCACGCCGCATATGCTGATCGCCGGTACCACCGGCTCGGGCAAGTCGGTCGCCATCAACACCATGATCCTCAGCCTGGTCTACAGGTTGCGCCCGGATCAGTGCCGGCTGATCATGGTCGATCCGAAAATGCTCGAACTCTCCGTCTATGACGGCATTCCCCATCTGCTCACGCCCGTCGTGACCGACCCGAAGAAGGCCGTGGTCGCGCTGAAATGGGCCGTGCGCGAGATGGAAGAGCGCTACAAGAACATGGCCAAACTCGGTGTGCGCAACATCGACGGCTACAACACGCGCCTGCTCGAACTGAAAGCCAAGGGCGAGGAGCCGACGCGCACGGTGCATACCGGCTTCGACAAGGAAACCGGCAAGGCGATCTACGAGGAAGAGAAGCTCTCGCTGGATCCGCTGCCCTACATCGTCATCATCGTCGACGAAATGGCCGACCTGATGATGGTGGCCGGCAAGGACATCGAAGGCGCGGTGCAGCGTCTGGCGCAGATGGCACGCGCCGCCGGCCTGCACGTGATCCTGGCGACGCAGCGTCCGTCGGTCGACGTCATCACCGGTACCATCAAGGCGAACTTCCCGACCCGCATCGCCTTCCAGGTGACGTCGAAGATCGACAGCCGCACCATCCTCGGCGAAATGGGCGCCGAGCAGCTGCTCGGCCAGGGCGACATGCTCTACATGGCGGGCGGCGGCCGCATCAGCCGCGTGCACGGACCTTTCGCCTCCGACGAGGAGGTCGAGAAGGTGGTGCGCCACCTGAAGACGCAGGGGCAGCCGGAATATCTCGAAGCCGTCACCGCCGAGGAGCCGACCGAGGACGAGGACGGCGCGGTGTTCGACGCAACCGGCATGGGCGCCGATGGCGGCGGCGATCTGTTCGCGCAGGCCGTTGCGATCGTCAAACGCGACCGCAAGGCCTCGACCAGCTACATCCAGCGCCGCCTGCAGATCGGCTATAACCGCGCCGCATCGCTGATGGAGCGCATGGAACTGGAAGGCATCGTCGGCCCCGCCAATCACGCCGGCAAGCGCGAGATCCTGGTCGAGGAAGAAGACAGCCATATGTGA
- a CDS encoding aminotransferase class I/II-fold pyridoxal phosphate-dependent enzyme, whose product MVMTASSRAPQASGSSSNARSPFVRLNELLAPHQPSKPLISLAVGEPQHPVPDFVGPVLAKHIADFGRYPMNQGTDPFRQAASAWLSSRFRLPRPLDPKSEILVLNGSREGLFLAAIAAARYVGPRPGKPAILMPNPFYPVYGAGALAAACEPVYLPTTVENGFLPDLDAIDETTLARTVAFYLASPANPQGSVASRDYFTRLKGLADRYGFMILSDECYSEIYTREAPGSALECAGADFTRVAAFQSLSKRSNLPGLRVGFAAGDKTFIGMFLELRNIAAPQVPVPLQHVATFAYGDEAHVEENRRLYRIKFDLADQIIGNRYGYRRPDAGFCVWLNTSEIGDDVSVTLKLFKEAGVRVVPGSFLARQQPDGFNPGAGYIRLALVQDSETTAQALHRLVETLG is encoded by the coding sequence ATGGTCATGACCGCTTCATCCCGTGCGCCGCAGGCCAGTGGAAGCTCCAGCAACGCACGCTCGCCTTTCGTCCGGCTGAACGAGCTGCTGGCGCCGCATCAGCCCAGCAAACCCTTGATTTCGCTTGCGGTCGGCGAACCGCAGCATCCCGTGCCCGATTTCGTCGGCCCCGTGCTGGCCAAGCACATCGCCGATTTCGGCCGTTACCCGATGAACCAGGGCACCGACCCGTTCCGCCAGGCCGCGAGCGCCTGGCTGTCGTCGCGTTTCAGGCTGCCGCGGCCGCTCGACCCCAAGAGCGAAATTCTCGTCCTCAATGGCAGCCGCGAGGGGCTGTTCCTCGCCGCGATCGCAGCAGCGCGCTATGTCGGCCCGCGCCCCGGCAAGCCCGCCATCCTGATGCCGAACCCGTTCTATCCGGTCTATGGCGCCGGCGCGCTCGCGGCCGCCTGCGAGCCGGTCTATCTGCCGACCACCGTCGAGAACGGCTTCCTGCCCGATCTAGACGCCATCGACGAAACGACGCTCGCGCGCACCGTGGCGTTCTATCTGGCCTCGCCCGCCAATCCGCAGGGGTCGGTCGCCTCACGCGATTACTTCACGCGCCTGAAAGGCCTCGCCGATCGCTACGGCTTCATGATCCTCAGCGACGAGTGCTATTCGGAGATCTACACCCGCGAAGCACCGGGCAGTGCCCTCGAATGTGCGGGTGCGGATTTCACCCGCGTGGCCGCGTTCCAATCGTTGTCGAAGCGCTCGAACCTTCCGGGGCTGCGCGTCGGTTTCGCCGCCGGCGACAAGACGTTCATCGGCATGTTCCTGGAGCTGCGCAACATCGCGGCGCCGCAGGTGCCGGTGCCGCTCCAGCACGTCGCGACCTTCGCCTATGGCGACGAGGCGCATGTCGAGGAGAATCGCAGGCTCTACCGGATCAAGTTCGATCTCGCCGACCAGATCATCGGCAACCGCTACGGCTATCGCCGGCCCGACGCCGGCTTCTGCGTCTGGCTCAACACGTCCGAGATCGGCGACGACGTCTCGGTGACGTTGAAACTCTTCAAGGAAGCCGGCGTGCGCGTGGTGCCCGGCAGCTTCCTGGCACGGCAGCAGCCTGACGGATTCAATCCCGGCGCGGGCTACATTCGCCTCGCGCTGGTGCAGGATAGCGAGACCACGGCGCAGGCGCTGCACCGGCTGGTCGAGACTCTGGGTTAG
- a CDS encoding caspase family protein translates to MRLLRYVTLCLLSLALSALDAKADKRVALVIGNGAYRNVPTLANPTNDAADVGAALKRSGFEPLVVTDLDQAAMQETVLRFARAARGADVALFYYSGHALQFAGVNYLVPIDAVVRDEVDLRRLVRADEILADLQQAKNLRILVLDACRDNPFADELRRNIGQGRGVAVGRGLAKMESPEGTIISYATQAGRTADDGNGRNSPYTGAFLEHIGDRDNINTVFQTIGADVYQRTRGSQVPELSLSFFGEFYLNGKAETAALTPSSPRTNPCTEAADHWRGADALGTVAAFRDHLLRFPSCAFADLAKYRIELLSRPVESAKRPTTFDGAWIVNESCESKPPFPEAHRRYVFRIKDGVLHTVLGDAGKPGSVIHDGTIEPDGSSTISVNGIIGDKDPLNRTRGSSYQYKIVIELKDSKGAGVSTETYWPCRYDFSKVSAPSAEADRRQPDPKRAAKRNDNAAAAPSDRREGGQAAPGGNVMSCSIMRRNCAVACVSFGGAPNCGTTFCVRQEAECMSSGCWRSRAFNGCGLAKR, encoded by the coding sequence ATGCGCCTGTTGCGTTACGTGACCTTGTGTTTGCTGTCGCTCGCCTTGTCTGCCCTCGACGCCAAGGCTGACAAGCGCGTCGCGCTGGTAATCGGCAACGGTGCCTACCGGAACGTTCCCACCCTTGCCAATCCGACCAATGATGCGGCCGACGTCGGCGCGGCCCTAAAGCGATCGGGATTCGAACCTCTGGTCGTGACCGATCTCGATCAGGCCGCCATGCAGGAAACCGTTCTTCGTTTTGCGCGCGCGGCTCGCGGCGCCGACGTGGCTCTGTTCTATTACAGCGGACACGCGCTTCAATTCGCAGGCGTCAACTATCTGGTGCCCATCGATGCTGTCGTGCGCGACGAGGTCGATCTGCGGCGCCTGGTGCGCGCCGACGAGATCCTGGCGGATCTGCAACAGGCCAAGAACCTGCGCATCCTCGTGCTCGACGCCTGCCGCGACAACCCATTCGCTGACGAGCTTCGGCGCAACATCGGACAGGGTCGCGGCGTGGCCGTCGGCCGCGGGCTGGCCAAGATGGAAAGCCCGGAAGGCACCATCATCTCCTATGCGACCCAGGCCGGTCGCACAGCCGACGACGGCAACGGCCGCAACAGTCCCTATACCGGTGCGTTCCTTGAGCACATCGGCGACAGGGACAACATAAACACGGTGTTCCAGACGATCGGCGCCGACGTCTATCAGCGCACCAGGGGATCACAGGTCCCGGAGCTGTCACTGTCGTTCTTCGGCGAATTTTACCTCAATGGCAAAGCCGAAACCGCAGCGCTGACACCATCGTCACCCCGGACTAACCCTTGTACAGAGGCCGCCGACCATTGGCGCGGCGCGGACGCGCTCGGCACCGTCGCGGCATTCAGGGATCATCTGCTTCGCTTCCCGTCCTGTGCCTTCGCAGACCTTGCGAAATACCGCATTGAGCTGTTGTCGAGACCCGTCGAAAGCGCGAAGCGCCCGACGACTTTCGACGGGGCCTGGATCGTCAACGAAAGTTGCGAAAGCAAGCCGCCTTTTCCGGAAGCGCATCGCCGATATGTGTTTCGCATCAAGGACGGAGTGTTGCACACCGTATTAGGGGACGCGGGCAAGCCCGGCTCTGTGATCCATGACGGCACGATCGAACCGGACGGCAGCAGTACCATCTCCGTCAACGGTATCATTGGCGACAAGGATCCGCTGAACCGCACTCGCGGATCGTCCTATCAGTACAAGATCGTGATCGAACTGAAGGATTCCAAAGGGGCAGGGGTCAGCACTGAAACCTATTGGCCGTGTCGCTACGACTTTTCGAAGGTATCAGCGCCGAGCGCAGAAGCCGATCGGAGGCAGCCCGATCCGAAGCGCGCCGCAAAGCGCAATGACAATGCGGCTGCTGCACCTTCCGATCGGCGCGAGGGCGGACAGGCTGCGCCGGGCGGCAACGTGATGAGTTGCTCCATCATGCGCAGAAATTGCGCGGTGGCTTGCGTCAGCTTTGGCGGTGCGCCGAATTGCGGCACCACATTTTGCGTGCGACAGGAAGCGGAATGCATGAGCAGCGGATGCTGGAGAAGTCGAGCTTTCAACGGCTGCGGCCTCGCCAAGCGATAG